A section of the Sporanaerobacter acetigenes DSM 13106 genome encodes:
- a CDS encoding PTS fructose transporter subunit IIC, which yields MKDELKKIQEALMTGVGYMIPFVVFGGIFIAVSIAFSGIEAGEGAVITSPVLKRLEELGGMSMGYMIPILAGFIAFGLADRSGIMPGMLGGAIAVSKGAGFLGGIIAGILAGYIVNAIKKIPVHYSIKALMPIFIIPLLGGISVALIMDYVVTAPLNSLNIALTNFLKSMQGGNAIVLAIILGVMTAFDMGGPINVVACLFAWSLFSEGIYTLAGPVAVAICTPPLGMGLATLLNKKKYSEEDREAGKAALAMGMIGISEGAIPFAAKDPLRVLPSICVGGAVGAIVSMLAGVECYAPHGGPIVIFVTTHKVWYALAIFIGSLVTALMVNALKKDYVEED from the coding sequence TTGAAAGATGAACTAAAAAAAATTCAAGAAGCACTTATGACAGGTGTAGGTTACATGATTCCATTTGTTGTATTTGGCGGTATATTTATTGCAGTATCTATTGCTTTTAGTGGGATTGAGGCTGGAGAAGGAGCAGTCATAACTAGCCCAGTATTGAAAAGGTTGGAAGAACTAGGCGGAATGTCTATGGGTTATATGATACCAATTCTTGCAGGATTTATTGCTTTTGGTTTAGCTGATAGAAGTGGTATTATGCCTGGAATGTTGGGTGGAGCAATTGCAGTATCAAAAGGTGCAGGATTTTTAGGTGGTATTATAGCTGGTATACTTGCAGGTTATATTGTTAATGCAATCAAGAAAATTCCAGTACATTATTCTATAAAAGCTCTAATGCCAATTTTTATAATACCTTTGTTGGGTGGAATATCTGTTGCGCTTATTATGGATTATGTTGTTACAGCTCCATTGAATTCGTTGAATATAGCGTTGACAAATTTCTTAAAGAGTATGCAAGGTGGAAATGCAATCGTTTTAGCAATTATATTAGGTGTCATGACTGCATTTGATATGGGTGGACCAATAAATGTAGTAGCATGTTTATTTGCTTGGTCATTGTTTAGTGAGGGGATATATACTTTGGCAGGTCCAGTTGCCGTTGCTATTTGTACACCTCCACTAGGAATGGGATTGGCAACATTGTTGAATAAGAAAAAATATTCTGAAGAAGATAGAGAAGCGGGGAAAGCAGCATTGGCTATGGGAATGATAGGAATTTCAGAGGGGGCAATACCTTTTGCAGCAAAGGATCCTCTTAGAGTATTGCCTAGTATATGTGTAGGTGGTGCTGTTGGTGCCATTGTTTCAATGTTGGCAGGAGTTGAATGTTATGCACCTCATGGAGGACCAATAGTTATATTTGTTACAACTCATAAAGTATGGTATGCTTTAGCAATATTCATCGGATCATTGGTTACAGCACTCATGGTTAATGCATTAAAGAAAGATTATGTAGAAGAGGATTAA
- a CDS encoding PTS sugar transporter subunit IIA — protein sequence MKYYLEKGDIMDIISKDHIFLDEDLKTRDSVIEFIAKNAEQLGISDDSEETEKDLWERENSFATSIDSILAIPHAKSESIKVASILMITTKEIIPWGDAKVDLIISLLIPKENKDNLHLTLLSKLSAKLMDDDFVRFLKTEKNKEEICKVILKTISAKEN from the coding sequence ATGAAATATTATTTAGAGAAAGGTGATATTATGGACATAATTTCCAAGGATCATATCTTTTTAGATGAAGATTTAAAGACCAGAGATAGTGTCATTGAATTCATTGCAAAAAATGCTGAACAATTGGGTATTTCAGATGATTCTGAGGAAACTGAAAAAGATTTATGGGAGAGAGAAAATTCTTTTGCAACTTCTATTGATTCAATATTGGCTATTCCACATGCCAAGTCTGAATCTATCAAGGTAGCATCTATTTTAATGATTACAACAAAAGAGATAATTCCTTGGGGAGATGCAAAAGTTGATTTGATCATTAGTTTATTGATACCAAAAGAAAATAAGGACAATCTACATTTGACTTTGCTATCTAAATTGTCAGCCAAATTGATGGATGATGATTTTGTAAGGTTCTTGAAAACAGAAAAAAATAAAGAGGAAATTTGCAAGGTCATTCTAAAAACTATCAGTGCAAAGGAGAACTAG
- a CDS encoding PTS sugar transporter subunit IIB: MKKIFLLCSAGMSTSLLVSKMKEAAKKQGYECDIAASSLANLKDIKDKADVILLGPQVRFDKERVEKETNIPVGVVDMAAYGMMDGEKALNQARKLLGEL, encoded by the coding sequence ATGAAGAAGATATTTTTGTTATGTTCAGCAGGAATGTCAACTAGCTTGCTGGTAAGTAAAATGAAAGAAGCTGCAAAAAAGCAAGGTTATGAATGTGATATTGCTGCCTCATCATTGGCTAATTTGAAAGATATAAAAGATAAAGCGGATGTTATATTGCTGGGACCTCAAGTTAGATTTGATAAAGAACGAGTAGAAAAAGAGACAAATATTCCAGTTGGTGTAGTGGATATGGCTGCATATGGAATGATGGATGGAGAGAAAGCATTAAATCAAGCTAGAAAATTGCTTGGAGAATTGTAG
- a CDS encoding BglG family transcription antiterminator, translated as MLDSQKLDLLISISNNPDGYVTADKLANQFDLSKRTVIRYISDINSMINTLGCNIASFKGLGYKLFVPNYAKSDFDAMLNQYKMSFDINNKDHRLFLIVIHLLNVEGETIYGLSELLHFSSSSIYQLKNELIELLANYNLELVIGDDLEWHIKGIESDIRKIMLDILMKVPSIYYQVGNIDDALIAGIDEILTNNLYSNGVLLNDFDIKILNKLILICILRSKKHSESSHMSNLANPIINDILRDIEWKYDINFTDYDIFYISNYIDDVLKNSQFIKDRDLERIIYECLKSLNFFDDKVPINKDFLERLSMHIGLLIKRNEKNVFVENPIIKEIKANIPVEFNIAVMLINKLNHYYNINLNENEIGFIALHLASYTEKSTSTDNYKVIILCHLGLGYCHLLKEKINSRYENFKIIEIYPGKYFDSINNSNADLLITTTPIDLDVDIPVVLVDDIFSNELYKGIDKVIIENSQPYDSFKSLFSEERFFTDLKNQDKYDLIDEIGEKLIAQNAIDKNTLNEVIKREHVSSTKIGNLVAIPHCVSSSQSSSLIAVGLTEEPVVWDDEKIQMIIFICFSENDTSSIKVFNYLYDLVRDEATIMNIVKNKSYDYLYEILFRER; from the coding sequence ATGCTAGACTCTCAAAAATTAGATTTATTGATATCTATAAGCAATAATCCCGATGGATATGTGACAGCTGACAAATTGGCAAATCAATTTGATTTATCTAAAAGAACGGTTATTAGATATATAAGTGATATAAATTCTATGATAAATACATTGGGTTGCAATATTGCATCATTTAAGGGCCTGGGCTATAAATTGTTTGTTCCAAATTATGCAAAAAGTGATTTTGATGCAATGTTAAATCAATACAAAATGAGCTTTGATATAAACAATAAAGACCATAGATTGTTTTTGATTGTTATACATCTTTTGAATGTAGAAGGTGAAACAATTTATGGTCTATCTGAACTATTGCATTTTAGCTCATCATCTATATATCAGTTGAAAAATGAATTGATTGAGTTATTGGCCAATTACAATTTAGAATTGGTAATAGGAGATGATTTGGAATGGCATATTAAAGGAATTGAATCAGATATTCGAAAGATAATGTTAGATATATTGATGAAAGTTCCTTCTATATACTATCAAGTTGGAAATATTGATGATGCTTTGATTGCTGGAATTGATGAGATATTGACCAACAATTTGTATTCAAATGGTGTTCTTTTAAATGATTTTGATATTAAAATTTTAAATAAATTGATACTTATATGTATCTTGAGAAGTAAAAAGCATAGCGAAAGTTCCCACATGTCTAATTTGGCAAACCCTATTATTAATGATATTTTGAGAGATATTGAGTGGAAATATGATATAAATTTTACTGATTATGATATATTTTATATTAGCAATTATATTGACGATGTATTAAAGAACAGTCAATTCATCAAAGATAGGGATTTAGAAAGAATAATTTATGAATGCTTGAAATCACTAAATTTTTTTGATGATAAAGTTCCTATAAATAAGGATTTTTTAGAGAGACTTTCAATGCATATTGGATTGTTAATTAAAAGAAATGAAAAAAATGTGTTTGTTGAAAACCCTATTATTAAGGAAATAAAGGCAAATATACCTGTTGAATTCAATATTGCCGTTATGCTTATCAACAAATTAAATCATTATTATAATATAAATTTGAATGAGAATGAGATAGGATTTATTGCTTTGCATTTGGCATCTTATACTGAAAAGTCTACTAGTACAGACAATTATAAAGTGATTATATTGTGCCATTTAGGATTAGGATATTGCCATTTATTGAAAGAAAAAATCAATAGCAGATATGAAAATTTTAAAATTATTGAAATATATCCTGGGAAATATTTTGATTCCATAAATAATAGCAATGCGGATTTGTTGATCACTACAACGCCAATAGATTTGGATGTTGATATTCCTGTAGTTTTGGTGGATGATATTTTCAGCAATGAGCTATATAAAGGCATTGACAAGGTGATCATTGAAAATAGCCAACCCTATGATTCATTTAAGAGCTTATTTAGTGAAGAACGCTTTTTTACAGATCTTAAAAATCAAGATAAATATGATCTAATTGATGAAATTGGAGAAAAACTAATAGCTCAAAATGCAATTGATAAAAATACATTGAATGAAGTGATAAAAAGAGAACATGTTTCGTCTACGAAAATAGGAAATTTAGTGGCTATACCTCACTGCGTTTCGTCTAGTCAATCAAGTTCTTTAATTGCTGTAGGATTGACTGAGGAACCAGTTGTATGGGATGACGAGAAGATACAGATGATAATCTTTATTTGTTTTAGTGAAAATGATACTTCTAGTATAAAGGTATTTAATTATCTATATGATTTGGTTAGAGATGAAGCAACTATAATGAATATTGTTAAGAATAAATCCTATGATTATTTGTATGAAATATTATTTAGAGAAAGGTGA
- a CDS encoding PTS lactose/cellobiose transporter subunit IIA, whose translation MGENTEQDLMEIIMNIIINAGNAKSDAMNAIRAAKNFDFELAEKNLKLAQDSELLAHNAQTQLLAKESDGQKIELNLLIVHSQDHLMNCITFNELARELIDLYKTMENKKD comes from the coding sequence ATGGGAGAAAATACAGAGCAAGATTTAATGGAAATAATAATGAATATAATAATTAATGCAGGAAACGCCAAATCTGATGCAATGAATGCTATTAGAGCTGCTAAAAATTTTGATTTTGAATTGGCTGAAAAAAATTTGAAATTAGCACAAGATTCTGAGCTACTGGCCCACAATGCACAAACTCAATTGCTAGCTAAGGAATCTGATGGGCAGAAGATAGAATTAAATTTATTGATTGTTCATTCTCAAGATCATTTAATGAATTGTATAACATTTAATGAGTTGGCAAGAGAGCTTATAGATTTATACAAAACCATGGAAAATAAAAAAGATTAA
- a CDS encoding glycoside hydrolase family 1 protein → MCKKEKNMNSNRFPESFLWGGATSACQIEGAYNLDNRGLSIADMVKFVPKEQRKGDRPPNVTRKEIQEMLNNEGNYYFPKRYGIDFYHRYKEDIKLFAEMGFNVFRLSISWSRIFPNGDDEKPNEKGLRFYDSVFDECKKYNIKPLVTLSHYDTPLNLALKYNGWSNRKLIYFFIKYAKTVFERYKDKVDLWLTFNEINVIAKNPYIGGGVFLEDSDNPLELSYQAGHHQFIASALATKIAHEINPKNKVGCMLARTVIYPETNNPLDIIKAQRANQMNLFFTDVQARGEYPGYILRYFKENNVYIKKEIGDDEILKLHPVDFISISYYKSVTESSNSNAERLSDSLFTGVKNPYLETTDWGWQIDPIGLRWALNDLYYRYRMPIFIVENGLGAYDRLEYDNKIHDDYRIDYLKKHIIQMREAIKDGVNLMGYTTWGPIDLVSDSTSEMSKRYGFIYVDKDDYGNGSLKRLKKDSFIWYKKVIESNGENLA, encoded by the coding sequence ATGTGTAAAAAGGAGAAGAACATGAATAGCAATAGATTTCCAGAAAGTTTTTTGTGGGGAGGAGCAACTTCAGCTTGTCAAATAGAAGGAGCATATAATCTAGATAATAGAGGTTTATCAATAGCGGATATGGTCAAATTTGTTCCAAAGGAACAAAGAAAAGGTGATAGGCCACCAAATGTGACTAGAAAAGAAATCCAAGAAATGTTAAACAATGAAGGCAATTATTATTTCCCAAAGAGATACGGTATAGATTTTTATCATAGATACAAGGAAGATATAAAATTATTTGCTGAAATGGGATTTAATGTTTTTAGACTATCAATAAGCTGGAGTAGAATATTTCCAAATGGAGATGATGAAAAACCCAATGAAAAAGGTTTGAGATTTTATGACAGTGTATTTGATGAGTGTAAGAAATATAATATTAAACCTTTAGTGACATTATCTCATTATGATACGCCATTAAATCTAGCATTAAAATATAATGGATGGTCTAATAGAAAATTGATATATTTTTTTATAAAATACGCAAAAACAGTATTTGAAAGATATAAGGATAAGGTAGATCTATGGTTGACTTTTAATGAAATAAATGTCATAGCAAAGAATCCTTATATTGGTGGAGGGGTGTTTTTAGAAGATAGTGACAATCCTCTAGAATTGAGCTATCAAGCAGGTCATCATCAATTTATTGCTAGTGCATTGGCAACTAAGATAGCTCATGAAATTAATCCTAAAAACAAAGTTGGATGTATGCTTGCAAGAACTGTAATTTATCCAGAAACCAACAATCCTTTAGATATTATAAAAGCTCAAAGGGCAAATCAAATGAATTTGTTTTTTACAGATGTTCAAGCAAGAGGAGAATATCCGGGTTATATTTTAAGATATTTCAAAGAAAATAATGTTTATATAAAAAAAGAGATTGGAGATGATGAAATTTTAAAACTCCATCCAGTGGATTTTATTTCAATAAGTTATTATAAATCAGTTACAGAAAGTTCAAATTCTAATGCAGAAAGATTATCTGATAGTTTATTTACAGGAGTGAAAAATCCGTATTTAGAAACGACTGATTGGGGATGGCAAATTGATCCAATAGGTTTAAGATGGGCTTTGAATGATTTATATTATAGATATCGAATGCCTATCTTTATAGTTGAAAATGGCTTGGGTGCATATGATAGATTAGAATATGACAATAAGATTCATGATGATTATAGAATTGATTATTTAAAGAAACATATAATTCAAATGAGGGAAGCCATTAAAGATGGAGTAAATCTAATGGGTTATACAACTTGGGGACCAATTGATTTAGTGAGTGATTCTACATCTGAAATGTCTAAAAGATATGGATTTATTTATGTGGATAAGGATGACTATGGGAATGGAAGCTTAAAAAGGTTGAAGAAGGATTCTTTCATTTGGTATAAGAAGGTAATAGAAAGTAATGGTGAAAATTTGGCATAA
- a CDS encoding SIS domain-containing protein, with amino-acid sequence MKSKSIMWEYIEETPSVLENIVKNKDIEEIVDEIEAEKIREIIFVASGSSLNICYISKHFYEEYANIRTRQYTPQEFEELDLNLFDIDTTLIVAISQTGTSTGTVNGILKAHKYHFKVLALSENVNSPVCKESDYFVKFDCGQENSNAKTKGYSSSLLKLYLLALELGMKKKTIETNLYDEIMDEIRSSIGNIEDNVKNTIVWLEGNKEWAKIDHFLIIGHGPNFGTAMEGMLKIMETLCIPATFCDIGEFSHGIHRMIAHDSNLILLKISDDKFNEYEKIEEYFKDKVNHMLVIEANNESIQDENKIQVNYYPYTKSSINISVCIQAIATYLPEVLGLDPNRQANDSFTKLANTRVE; translated from the coding sequence ATGAAATCAAAAAGTATTATGTGGGAATATATAGAAGAAACTCCTTCTGTATTAGAAAACATTGTGAAAAATAAGGATATAGAGGAAATTGTAGATGAGATTGAAGCTGAAAAGATAAGAGAAATTATTTTTGTTGCATCTGGGAGTTCATTGAATATATGCTATATTTCTAAACATTTTTATGAGGAATATGCAAATATAAGGACTAGACAATATACACCTCAAGAATTTGAAGAGTTAGATTTGAATTTATTTGATATTGATACTACATTGATTGTTGCTATTTCTCAAACGGGAACTAGTACAGGCACTGTCAATGGTATTTTAAAAGCTCACAAATATCATTTCAAGGTTTTGGCTTTGTCTGAAAATGTGAATTCTCCTGTTTGCAAGGAATCTGATTATTTTGTTAAATTTGATTGTGGACAAGAAAATTCTAATGCCAAGACCAAGGGATACAGTTCATCATTGCTAAAACTTTATTTATTGGCTCTTGAATTGGGAATGAAAAAGAAGACTATAGAAACTAATTTGTATGATGAAATAATGGATGAAATTAGATCATCTATTGGAAATATTGAGGATAATGTAAAGAATACAATCGTTTGGTTAGAGGGCAACAAGGAATGGGCTAAAATAGATCATTTCTTAATTATAGGTCATGGACCCAATTTTGGAACAGCTATGGAAGGAATGCTAAAGATAATGGAAACTCTTTGTATTCCAGCTACATTTTGCGATATAGGTGAATTTTCCCATGGTATTCATAGAATGATAGCTCATGATTCTAATTTGATTTTGTTAAAGATCTCTGATGACAAATTTAACGAATATGAAAAAATAGAGGAATATTTTAAGGATAAAGTCAATCATATGTTAGTGATTGAAGCAAACAATGAAAGTATTCAAGATGAGAATAAAATACAAGTAAATTACTATCCATATACAAAGTCTTCTATAAACATTTCTGTGTGTATCCAAGCAATTGCAACATATCTTCCAGAAGTTTTAGGACTTGATCCAAATAGACAAGCCAATGATTCTTTTACTAAACTTGCAAATACAAGAGTTGAATAA
- a CDS encoding DUF871 domain-containing protein, producing the protein MKSLGISIYPEKSTNRELFNYIDMAKDAGFKRIFSCLLSTEKSKDEIINKFSSIIDYGNKRGFETIVDVNPFVLKRLKVDSENLSFFRDIGASGFRLDRGYSGYEEAMMTYNDYNLKVEINMSNDTKYIDTIMDYMPNRYNLIGCHNFYPHKYTGLPLDYFEKCTYNFKKYGLNTAAFITSQNSSAFGPWPIGNQLPTLEMHRYMPIQVQLKHMISLDIVDDVIISNCFASEEEFSKIKNMRLDMVSFEIVLEKDVTEIEKTILLDEIHFRRGDISDTVIRSTKSSRDKYKDKSFVIHNAPKNIKRGDILIESDEYGNYKGELEIALKDFENSGKSNVVAKIKDEEVFILDFIKPNQKFNFIIGHN; encoded by the coding sequence TTAAAAGAATATTTTCCTGTTTACTGTCAACGGAAAAATCAAAGGATGAGATTATAAATAAATTTTCCAGTATTATAGACTATGGAAATAAAAGGGGATTTGAAACGATTGTAGATGTCAATCCATTCGTACTAAAAAGATTAAAGGTTGATAGTGAAAATTTATCATTTTTTAGAGATATTGGAGCAAGCGGATTTAGATTGGACAGGGGATACTCTGGTTATGAAGAGGCTATGATGACATATAATGATTATAATTTAAAAGTTGAAATCAATATGAGTAATGATACTAAATATATAGATACAATTATGGATTATATGCCAAACAGATATAATCTAATAGGTTGTCATAATTTTTATCCACATAAATATACGGGACTACCATTAGATTATTTTGAAAAATGTACTTACAATTTTAAAAAATATGGATTGAATACAGCTGCTTTTATTACAAGCCAAAATAGTAGTGCATTTGGGCCTTGGCCAATCGGTAATCAACTTCCAACCTTGGAAATGCACAGATATATGCCAATTCAAGTTCAGTTGAAGCACATGATATCTTTAGATATTGTTGATGACGTGATTATATCTAACTGCTTTGCAAGTGAAGAAGAATTTTCAAAAATAAAAAATATGAGATTAGATATGGTATCTTTTGAAATAGTTCTTGAAAAGGATGTTACAGAAATTGAGAAAACAATATTACTAGATGAAATCCATTTTAGAAGGGGAGATATTTCTGATACAGTCATTAGATCGACTAAAAGTAGTAGGGATAAATATAAGGATAAGAGTTTTGTTATACACAATGCACCTAAAAATATAAAAAGAGGAGATATTTTAATAGAAAGTGATGAATATGGAAATTACAAAGGAGAATTGGAAATAGCCTTGAAAGATTTTGAGAATAGTGGAAAATCTAATGTGGTTGCTAAAATTAAAGATGAAGAAGTTTTTATATTAGATTTTATAAAACCAAATCAAAAATTTAATTTTATTATAGGTCATAACTAA
- a CDS encoding PTS fructose transporter subunit IIB, whose protein sequence is MKIIGVTSCSTGIAHTYMAAEGIKKAAKKLGYKAKVETQGALGIENRLSKKEIEEADLIIMATDVALREAERFEGVKIYRCQTNDFIKNADESMKKALESIE, encoded by the coding sequence ATGAAGATTATTGGAGTGACATCATGTTCTACAGGAATTGCTCATACGTATATGGCAGCAGAAGGAATAAAAAAGGCAGCAAAGAAATTAGGCTATAAAGCAAAAGTTGAAACTCAAGGTGCATTGGGAATTGAAAACAGATTGAGCAAAAAAGAGATTGAAGAAGCAGATTTAATCATTATGGCTACAGATGTAGCATTGAGGGAAGCTGAAAGATTTGAAGGAGTTAAAATATATAGATGTCAAACAAATGACTTCATCAAAAATGCAGATGAATCTATGAAAAAAGCTTTGGAAAGTATTGAATAA